In Sphingobacterium thalpophilum, a genomic segment contains:
- a CDS encoding adenine phosphoribosyltransferase, with amino-acid sequence MIQDKLKLEIRDIVDFPKPGIVFKDITPLLKDAALCSEMVDAIIDQLQGIEIDAIAGIESRGFLFGFLLANRLGLPFIPIRKQGKLPFKTVSESYALEYGQATIEIHEDAFEKGSRILVHDDLLATGGTVVAASKLIERLGGEIVAYSFIISLDFLKAKGRLSRFSDNIFSLVSY; translated from the coding sequence ATGATTCAAGATAAATTGAAACTGGAAATCCGGGATATTGTGGATTTTCCTAAACCTGGTATTGTCTTTAAAGATATTACTCCTTTGTTGAAAGATGCGGCATTGTGTAGCGAAATGGTTGATGCGATTATTGATCAATTGCAAGGCATAGAGATAGATGCTATTGCTGGAATTGAGAGTCGGGGTTTTCTATTTGGATTTTTACTTGCCAATAGGCTGGGCTTGCCTTTTATTCCAATCCGAAAACAAGGTAAATTGCCTTTTAAAACCGTATCTGAATCCTATGCACTGGAATACGGCCAGGCAACCATTGAAATCCATGAAGATGCTTTTGAAAAAGGAAGCCGTATATTGGTTCACGACGACCTTTTAGCGACAGGGGGTACCGTCGTTGCCGCCAGTAAACTTATTGAACGACTTGGTGGGGAGATTGTCGCCTACAGTTTTATTATCTCTTTGGATTTCCTTAAAGCGAAAGGACGGTTATCTAGGTTCAGTGATAATATCTTTTCATTGGTAAGTTATTAA
- a CDS encoding Rieske (2Fe-2S) protein, producing the protein MVHWYKIEHADFLKNQGISEHKFGGKIICITWYEDQLYAFSPKCPHAGAPLKNGWCERGKVICPFHRHEFDLLSGRGNPEQHDFIRVYPIKFENNDYYVGLELGFWERLFA; encoded by the coding sequence ATGGTTCATTGGTACAAAATTGAACATGCCGATTTTCTTAAAAATCAGGGCATCAGCGAACATAAATTCGGTGGAAAAATTATTTGTATTACCTGGTACGAAGACCAACTCTATGCTTTCTCGCCTAAATGTCCACATGCTGGGGCACCATTGAAAAATGGCTGGTGTGAACGTGGCAAAGTAATCTGTCCTTTTCATCGCCATGAATTCGATCTGTTGTCGGGAAGAGGTAATCCCGAACAGCATGATTTTATTCGCGTTTACCCCATAAAATTCGAAAACAACGATTATTATGTTGGCTTGGAATTAGGCTTCTGGGAGCGTTTATTTGCTTAA
- a CDS encoding DUF2892 domain-containing protein has product MSNLLNFAFDKIKTKIEDDCIEENIGTSERVLSVIAGGFILGLGVKKLFKSPLTGLSGLTLGGALIYRGVTGHCDVKKVLEDKDIKKVEVIEHRYFVK; this is encoded by the coding sequence ATGAGTAACCTACTAAACTTTGCATTTGATAAGATAAAAACAAAGATCGAAGACGATTGTATCGAAGAAAATATTGGCACCTCTGAGCGTGTTCTGTCGGTGATTGCCGGCGGATTCATATTGGGCTTGGGTGTTAAAAAACTTTTTAAATCACCACTGACTGGATTATCAGGATTGACCCTTGGCGGAGCGCTGATCTATCGCGGCGTAACTGGTCATTGTGATGTTAAGAAAGTGCTGGAAGATAAGGATATCAAAAAAGTAGAGGTGATTGAACACCGCTATTTTGTTAAATAA
- the ispE gene encoding 4-(cytidine 5'-diphospho)-2-C-methyl-D-erythritol kinase, with the protein MILFANAKLNIGLQVIAKRTDGYHELNSVFYPLPIYDIIELLETTAAETTLNIQGERIPGNLHDNLCIRAFELLKKDYGIPPVSIDLIKQIPIGAGLGGGSADASFVLKGLNTLFQLNLTEEQLAGYAAKLGADCPFFIANNPVFATGIGTDFKDLNLNLDGYHLVVIMPNIHISTAEAFAAVQPKAPEVNLEEAIRLPIQEWKFHIRNDFEDGIFESYPLLKEIKETLYQKGAIYASMSGSGAAIYGIFWKKTDLSELAKYGKIYYPTKL; encoded by the coding sequence ATGATACTTTTTGCAAACGCTAAACTAAATATTGGGCTGCAAGTCATTGCCAAGCGTACGGATGGTTATCATGAACTGAATAGCGTTTTCTATCCACTTCCGATTTACGATATTATCGAATTATTGGAAACGACTGCTGCGGAGACAACACTAAACATTCAAGGGGAACGTATCCCAGGGAATCTCCATGATAACCTTTGTATAAGAGCTTTTGAATTGTTGAAAAAAGATTATGGCATTCCACCCGTTTCCATTGATTTGATCAAACAAATTCCGATTGGAGCAGGATTAGGCGGCGGTTCTGCGGACGCGTCTTTTGTTTTGAAGGGACTCAATACGCTCTTTCAATTGAATCTTACTGAAGAGCAGCTGGCGGGATACGCCGCAAAGCTAGGTGCCGATTGTCCTTTTTTTATCGCAAATAATCCTGTTTTTGCAACAGGTATTGGGACAGATTTTAAAGACTTAAATCTAAATCTGGATGGCTACCATCTTGTGGTAATTATGCCTAATATTCATATTTCTACGGCTGAGGCTTTTGCTGCTGTGCAACCTAAGGCACCCGAAGTTAATTTGGAAGAAGCGATTCGTTTGCCCATCCAAGAGTGGAAGTTTCATATTCGAAATGATTTTGAGGATGGTATTTTCGAAAGTTACCCCTTGTTGAAAGAAATCAAAGAAACTTTATATCAAAAAGGAGCAATTTACGCTTCTATGTCAGGATCCGGAGCAGCCATTTATGGTATATTTTGGAAAAAGACAGATTTAAGCGAACTTGCGAAATATGGCAAGATCTATTATCCGACCAAGCTTTAG
- a CDS encoding efflux RND transporter periplasmic adaptor subunit gives MAKKKRSIGKIILIIVVLLVVLGFIGFKAGWFGKGEITKVAVDVVKEADVDELVSASGKIQPEVEVKLSSEVSGEVVELNIKEGDFVKKGQVLCRIKPDILQSGYDRSVAAMNSQRANLAAAQQQLKQQEENFKNVAATYKRNQELFEKRVISASEMDKSSAEYFAAQASIQAQRETVRSAKYGIDQSQASVKEAQDNLNRTTIYAPSDGIISLLSIEKGERVVGTAQMAGTEIMRIANMSSMEVNVDVNENDINNVRVGNQAEIEVDAFKDRKFKGVVTEIASSSKNIATTTTTTSSTDQVTNFNVKVRISAESYQDLMKENVASPFKPGLSATVQIFTKHDKGLVVPIQSVTVRSDDKDSTNTNMKVEEYVFVLKDKTVKQVLVKTGIQDDKNIIVTSGLKKGDEVVSRPFDAISKTLKDGSQVEKVDKSKL, from the coding sequence ATGGCAAAGAAAAAACGTAGCATTGGAAAAATTATACTGATCATCGTAGTGCTCTTGGTGGTCCTTGGCTTCATAGGTTTTAAAGCTGGCTGGTTTGGAAAGGGAGAGATTACTAAAGTCGCTGTGGATGTCGTAAAGGAGGCCGATGTCGATGAATTAGTTTCTGCGAGTGGGAAGATTCAGCCTGAGGTGGAGGTTAAGTTGAGTTCGGAGGTATCTGGAGAGGTTGTTGAGCTTAACATTAAAGAAGGTGATTTTGTTAAAAAAGGACAGGTGCTCTGTCGCATCAAACCTGATATTTTGCAGTCTGGTTATGATCGTTCGGTTGCGGCAATGAATTCACAGCGGGCCAATCTCGCAGCTGCACAACAGCAATTAAAACAACAAGAAGAAAACTTCAAAAATGTTGCCGCTACCTATAAACGGAATCAGGAGCTTTTCGAAAAACGTGTTATTTCTGCTTCAGAAATGGATAAAAGTTCTGCCGAATATTTTGCTGCACAGGCTTCTATCCAAGCACAAAGGGAAACGGTACGTTCGGCAAAATATGGCATTGACCAATCACAAGCGTCAGTAAAAGAAGCACAGGATAATTTGAATCGGACGACAATCTACGCACCCTCAGATGGTATCATCTCGCTCTTGTCTATCGAAAAAGGAGAGCGTGTTGTTGGAACGGCGCAGATGGCAGGTACAGAAATTATGCGTATAGCCAATATGAGCTCGATGGAGGTTAATGTCGATGTAAATGAAAATGATATTAATAATGTAAGAGTAGGGAATCAAGCTGAGATCGAAGTCGATGCTTTTAAGGATAGGAAGTTTAAAGGTGTTGTGACGGAAATTGCTAGCTCGTCTAAAAATATAGCAACAACAACGACGACGACATCATCGACAGATCAGGTAACAAATTTTAATGTAAAAGTGCGCATCAGTGCAGAATCGTATCAGGACTTGATGAAAGAGAACGTTGCATCGCCATTTAAGCCAGGGCTTTCAGCAACCGTTCAGATATTTACAAAACATGATAAAGGGCTGGTTGTTCCGATTCAATCGGTAACTGTGCGTTCTGATGATAAAGATTCTACCAATACAAATATGAAAGTGGAGGAGTATGTATTTGTCCTAAAAGATAAAACTGTTAAGCAGGTGTTGGTAAAGACCGGTATTCAGGATGATAAAAATATCATCGTTACCTCAGGGCTGAAAAAAGGGGATGAAGTGGTCTCTCGGCCATTTGATGCTATTTCAAAAACTTTAAAGGATGGTAGCCAAGTTGAAAAAGTGGATAAGTCAAAGTTATAA
- a CDS encoding ATP cone domain-containing protein, with amino-acid sequence MQIKKYSGELVPFNGESLRHSLSRSGANADQVNQVYDKVLNEIYDGISTRELYQLAFDTLKTVRNSYAARYSLKKALRELGPEGFYFEKYIAHLLRSIGYESTTGQTVQGHAVSHELDVVAYKDGKLITAECKFRNDIDEKISVTTPMYYLSRFKDISNINYQFFGKQLQFQEGWLITNAYFTSDSIDFAKYYHINLLSWDYPKENSIKKRVDKAVFYPVTCLTTLSDLEEQQLLKNQLILVKDIVSNPEKLDLLNLTKERKEKVLNEARELINYQVEEEY; translated from the coding sequence ATGCAAATCAAAAAATATTCTGGTGAATTGGTACCCTTTAATGGTGAATCGCTACGTCATTCGCTTTCTCGTTCCGGTGCCAATGCTGACCAGGTCAATCAGGTCTACGATAAGGTACTCAACGAAATATATGATGGGATTTCAACAAGAGAACTCTATCAGCTGGCCTTTGATACGTTAAAAACTGTGCGAAATTCTTACGCCGCTCGCTACAGCCTTAAGAAAGCCCTGCGTGAACTTGGCCCCGAAGGTTTCTACTTCGAAAAATACATTGCCCACCTTCTGCGATCCATCGGATATGAAAGCACCACCGGACAGACCGTACAGGGACATGCCGTTTCCCATGAATTGGATGTTGTAGCCTATAAGGACGGTAAACTGATCACCGCCGAATGCAAATTTCGAAACGATATTGACGAAAAAATATCCGTAACGACGCCCATGTATTATCTTTCAAGATTCAAAGATATCAGCAATATCAATTATCAGTTTTTTGGAAAACAGCTGCAGTTTCAAGAAGGCTGGCTGATTACCAATGCATACTTCACCTCCGACTCGATTGATTTTGCCAAATACTATCATATCAACTTGCTTTCTTGGGATTATCCAAAAGAAAATAGCATCAAAAAGAGAGTAGACAAAGCTGTTTTCTATCCGGTCACTTGTCTCACAACTCTTTCCGACCTTGAGGAACAGCAACTGCTCAAAAATCAACTTATTTTGGTAAAAGATATCGTCAGTAATCCCGAAAAATTGGATCTCCTAAACTTAACAAAAGAACGGAAAGAAAAGGTCTTAAACGAGGCTCGCGAACTCATCAACTATCAGGTGGAAGAAGAGTATTAA
- the ychF gene encoding redox-regulated ATPase YchF encodes MALQCGIVGLPNVGKSTLFNCLSNAKAQAANFPFCTIEPNVGVITVPDARLNKLAELVNPQRIVPNTIEIVDIAGLVKGASKGEGLGNQFLGNIRTTNAIIHVLRCFDDGNVIHVDGSVDPIRDKEIIDTELQLKDLDTVVKRIQKVEKMAKTGGDKDAKRTFDILSIVKDHLEAGKSARTAAIEAEDFEFIQDLALLTAKPVLYVCNVDEGSVNTGNAYVERVKEAVKDEKAEVLIISAQIESEIAQLESYEERKMFLDDLGLEESGVHKLIRAAYSLLNLATYFTAGVQEVRAWTIENGFTAPQAAGVIHTDFEKGFIRAEVIKYDDFVSLGSENAVKEAGKLSVEGKTYIVQDGDIMHFRFNV; translated from the coding sequence ATGGCTTTACAATGCGGTATCGTAGGTTTACCAAACGTCGGTAAATCAACATTATTTAACTGTTTGTCGAACGCGAAAGCGCAAGCGGCTAACTTTCCATTTTGTACAATTGAACCAAATGTTGGGGTAATTACCGTACCGGATGCCCGTCTCAATAAATTAGCTGAATTAGTCAACCCGCAACGAATTGTTCCAAACACCATCGAGATTGTCGACATCGCCGGTCTTGTGAAAGGAGCTTCAAAAGGTGAAGGCTTAGGCAATCAATTCTTAGGAAATATTCGTACGACAAATGCTATTATTCACGTTTTAAGATGTTTTGACGATGGGAACGTGATCCACGTAGATGGTTCGGTAGACCCAATCAGAGATAAAGAAATCATTGACACCGAATTGCAGCTTAAAGATTTGGACACTGTAGTAAAACGTATCCAGAAGGTAGAAAAAATGGCTAAAACAGGCGGCGATAAAGATGCAAAAAGAACGTTTGACATCCTATCAATCGTCAAAGATCATCTTGAAGCTGGAAAATCCGCCCGTACAGCAGCGATTGAAGCTGAAGATTTTGAGTTTATCCAGGATTTAGCCTTGTTAACAGCTAAACCTGTACTTTATGTATGTAATGTAGATGAAGGTTCTGTTAACACAGGCAACGCCTACGTAGAGCGTGTTAAGGAAGCCGTGAAGGATGAAAAAGCGGAAGTATTGATTATCTCAGCACAGATCGAATCTGAAATTGCCCAACTGGAAAGCTACGAAGAACGCAAGATGTTTTTAGACGACTTGGGTCTTGAAGAATCTGGCGTACATAAGCTCATCCGCGCTGCATATTCGCTTTTAAATTTGGCGACTTATTTTACCGCTGGTGTACAGGAAGTTCGCGCTTGGACGATTGAGAACGGATTTACAGCCCCTCAGGCTGCAGGTGTAATCCACACAGATTTCGAAAAAGGGTTTATCCGCGCTGAAGTAATCAAGTATGACGATTTTGTCTCACTTGGCTCCGAAAATGCAGTAAAAGAAGCTGGAAAATTATCAGTGGAAGGAAAAACATACATTGTCCAAGATGGCGATATCATGCACTTCCGTTTTAATGTATAA
- a CDS encoding helix-hairpin-helix domain-containing protein translates to MKRLLAYFKFNKTEQNGFFIILVIIVLFVTIYALIKSNTRDPIPNQAKLFEESFHDSLEVSRPVNKQEVEATYSTKDKSAGAISEHSVLEETKLFYFDPNNLPHADWHKLGLSDKQIAVVKNYEKKGGRFRVKTDLKKIYSINGRLYNRLEPYIQIKTMPDSARTKQQNKAPLLYDKFERNKAELIDINTCDTTALISLKGIGSVLSKRILKYKEVLGGFYRIEQLKEVYGVTAETYDQIKDYIVVANLDGIKKININKLDANSLAKHPYLSPKDAKLIVNYRDQHGSYVNIEDLTKIGTLSDLAIAKIAPYLIFENDSR, encoded by the coding sequence ATGAAGAGGCTATTGGCTTATTTTAAATTTAATAAAACAGAACAAAATGGGTTTTTCATTATTTTGGTAATCATTGTGCTGTTTGTGACGATCTATGCTTTGATTAAAAGCAATACGCGCGATCCAATTCCCAATCAGGCCAAATTATTTGAAGAATCCTTTCATGACTCTCTTGAGGTCTCTCGTCCAGTAAACAAACAGGAGGTCGAGGCAACCTATTCGACTAAAGACAAAAGCGCGGGGGCAATATCTGAACATTCGGTTTTGGAAGAGACCAAACTATTCTATTTTGATCCAAACAATTTACCACACGCTGATTGGCATAAGTTGGGGCTTTCTGATAAACAGATTGCGGTCGTGAAAAACTATGAAAAAAAAGGTGGAAGGTTTAGAGTAAAAACCGATCTGAAGAAAATTTACTCGATCAATGGCCGACTTTACAACAGATTAGAGCCCTACATTCAAATCAAAACAATGCCTGATTCAGCGCGAACAAAACAACAAAATAAAGCGCCTTTGCTTTACGATAAGTTTGAAAGAAATAAAGCCGAGCTTATCGATATTAATACCTGTGATACGACAGCATTAATCAGTCTTAAAGGGATAGGTTCGGTTCTATCCAAACGCATTTTGAAATATAAGGAGGTTCTTGGTGGGTTCTACCGCATAGAACAATTAAAGGAGGTTTATGGAGTTACAGCCGAGACCTATGACCAGATTAAAGACTATATTGTTGTAGCCAATTTAGATGGAATCAAAAAAATCAATATTAATAAGCTTGATGCAAATTCATTGGCCAAACATCCGTATCTTAGCCCTAAAGATGCGAAACTAATCGTCAATTATAGGGATCAGCATGGAAGTTATGTCAATATTGAGGACTTGACAAAAATAGGAACACTTTCAGATCTTGCGATTGCGAAGATTGCGCCTTATTTAATATTTGAGAATGATTCAAGATAA